Below is a genomic region from Prunus persica cultivar Lovell chromosome G3, Prunus_persica_NCBIv2, whole genome shotgun sequence.
ggaggaaatttaaaacgaaggaaattaatattctgcaatatataaagtttcttttttggatgacagatttaaataaaataagaatataaaaacaactaatgtgtaagtcaagtagacgaaaagttgcttacatataaaaccatttcaaaaaaataatacggcggttacatataactacgacgtataaattacaaaatacgacggtacatttaacttcggacgtggtaaataaatacgacagtagtttgtaggtaccgtcgtagtaaactcaaaaattaaagtacataagtaataactcgcgtcatggtagattatttaacacgtcgtttttattaatttaccgacgtggattcctgtaatatacgtctatcataccgacgttgattttacaatttaaacggcattttttttgtaaggaccgccgttggttttaaaaatttattctataaatttgtcgctttcattcattttcggtttacatttaaggttccaagttcttcctctcttactcgcatcaaatatatgtccacaagaagaagcttgtcaactagccttctcacttccttgatcaagcctgataggacacttagtgcttctgaatactccttgctttccatcaaaagagatgcaagcctggcctccactcgctgtcgaaggaaagttcgcttctcagggaaatctgaagatcagatgtgcctgatcctttgcttaattttcttgcctaagaagatccgtcggatttgtgatagcctcttcctttatccgtagagcttcagaagaagaagatgggtttcaagaatgcgataaagaatagaaatggcttcagatggcctctaaagcatgagcaattgaatcagtagtttctgggagatatgatgaagacattgtcaatgctttgaactacacaagtcctgcagaaagatatgttaaagaaactgaaacaacggcggttttctgttctaccgtcgtcttttatcgtcgtctatattaagttaagatggcggtagatttataattaccgacgtagattattttgttaaacgtcgttaagtgtactacaaccgacgtggattttaattttaaattataaatagagttttttttcccgtattctttcagttttagttttcaattccaaagcgtgataaatagatttttctttcccgaggaaatttaaaatgagggaaattaatgttctagaatttgtaaactaacacgacgcaatatttgcaaatctgtgtcatctgttaagattatgatgtggaacagagttccatctggtaagatttcgtaacccttgggatctcagacaaatctgattatgtcggcggtgttctatataaaccgtcgtggttatttcaattcttgtcattaagtagatctaccgacgtaggataagaaaatcaaagaaaaaaattgttaacaaaaattcttattaagacgaccgttaaaattaaaggtacgacgtataaaatgaataaatacgacgataaaatttattgtacgatttaaagataacgtcgtagaactatacgagaatgacgtcgttatatttatattttccgtcgttgtaaattaatttaatacggcgatattttgtattttaaagccgtggatttgtttgtaattatacggcgtcttatacgaaaacctcgtcgtgttattttatgagtaaaaacggcagtttttattgaaatcgtcgtctttactttctacgtcggtcgattcataacttctgccgttctttgttggcattgattttacactgcggaaatctgtttcaaatagacgtcggttgtttaattatgtacgtcgttgtttttgaacagccatttaaaactccatttttagttgtctaaggttgtattacacgacggtgtttttagaaccgtcgtctttttataaaccacgacggttttcacttagaccgtcgttgttttctggtcgtctttttcactttttgtagtagtgtaaaTGGTGAGGTTAGGTGGTGCAATATATTAGAATTACGGTTCATCAAAAGGTTAAATTTGCTTCCATTATTAAGAAcagaataaatataaaattactttGGTTTCTCAAACGGATTTTCCTTTCACAGAGAATAACGCATAGCTTGGCACCACCCCTCAGAAGacacaatcaaataataaaaacagatTTGTATTTCACCTAAGCAACTCATGATTTTGGCACAAAGATAAATTATCCAGTACAAATttcctttatttgttttttcacaTGTATCCATACTCCTTTTCAGTAACCAATGCAGTGATGCAAACCTTCCTTGCAATTTGTGCGCCTACAAtaggaaaaatggaaaaaattagACCCAAGAGAAATCGTAAAATTGCACAATCTACAAATTTGAAcagcaagaaagaaaaaaacagtacTTAGAATGAACTACAACAACCAAATAATGAGAGAACCTCAAAATACAACGAATCAAATTCTATAATGACAATTACCCAAATTGAAGTAAATAATTAAAGTTTCAGAATTCTAATAGTgcaactaaaaaagaaaattatcgcttttcttttatttaaaacaaaaacattacaATCATGAAGCATGAAACTTAAACTGAATACAGaacaggaaagaaaaaaattgcaacCAAATGTTCCTATTATAGGAAAAGGGACTAATATAGGAGTTCAATTGGGAAAATGGAAATATTAGAAGCCTTTAAGGCTTTTTatacaaagagaaaaagatatCACACAAAAACATTAACAAATTTCATACGGCAACTCTGTACTTAAACTAACTCTTTacccaaaaaaggaaaagaaaagaaaaagtagagCTATACTAATTATTTCTCCGCTAAAAAGACAATCATCTGCTATTTCGTGGAATTTGCATGTTTGTCTGCTAAACATGTTTTGTTCTTACAACCTGTTGTGTGTAATCTAACTGCTGGTTGCCTGTGAAGATCCTTTAACTTCGTCAACAATTTCCTCCTGGTTGTGTCCTCCTCCTTTACAAATAATAGTAATGTATATACCTTAAATGCTTCACAGCTTTATCTCTTAATTGTTCCCctctgaaattttttgactTCATCCATTATGCACAACAAAACAGAATAGATAGTTTAAAGAACAAAACTAATATCAACTATTGAAAACAGGAATAGTGGCTGAATTTATGTTCTATTGCCAAATCACATACCAAATGTATGCTTCGTAATAAACCAAAATGAAGCTATTGATCTGGCAAACAGATAAATAAgtttaaacaaacaaacaaaggcATAGTCACCCAAAGACTCAATCTTTGGGTTCAAATACTAAAACAATTTATTCAACATATAAAGATGATATAACTTGGATTAAATATCATccaatttgtttctttcttataaGATCTGCATTAGAAGGTCAGAGCgttttcagtcaaaagaaaagggaatttCACAGAAAGTTGAAATAGAAGTAACTCAAAGAAAGCATTTTCTTCACCTAACTGCTTCTAACCCTTCAACTCCTCTGCCAAAAGAATCCcctgagaaaacaaaagaagaacaaaaatcaaagcCTAATCTGGACACAACTctaaataaatgaattaatGAGAAAAGCAGAGATGAAGAGGAGAGCATCGCAAAACTGGAAGCAACTAAAATGAACTGCTGATTATGAATATAACAAAGCTTCTTGAAGCAGACCCATCTAAGCTTATAATCTGCAGTGGAAAAGAGAATGAGAAGAATGCCCAAGCAAGCATCCATCCCAGTACTCttacatggaaaaaaaaaaattgcatgatTCAGAATTCTGTAACAGAAATTGACACATTAAATCTAACACAAATAACATGTTATctaaaactcaaacaaattaatacaacACTCGAAAAGCAAAAATACCACTCGACATTCCAAATGTCATCTATGAATGGCACATAACTTGTCCCTCTCAATGTCAGTACACAATCAAAAACTGGAAGCACCGTGTTATTTGGAGTGTAACACCAAAAAAGTGGCCTGAAAACGGAGTCTTACTCCGTGGTCATGATATCCAGCTTCTTTCCAGTCGGATTCTTTGTGTAAAGGACAATTGCCATTTCCTGGATAAGCACTTGATGTAATCAGAGAAATCCAACTCAAAGGTTGCAAAGATTCATGACCAATGATGCGCGATAACTGGTATAAAACTATGAATAGCACACAATAAACAACAGAAAGAAGAAACCTTGATACAATTAACATGACTAttgcaaattcaaaaagaaataaatgacCAAAACTCTGCTGCACAATTCTCTCCACTGGCGTAGAGTCTTCTTGAACAGAAAAAATTGTGCAGCAACTCGTGAGAAACTCACCACCACCATTGTCTCGAATGCCCATATGGTAGCCAAGATCAAAATCAAGAAGTGCAGTACCACCATTGCATACCCAACATGAGTGTGACATTTCAGCAAACAAATGGAGAGCATGTGGTGATATGCCAGATGtatcaaccccaaaacccaattGCTTCCAAGCTTCTTGATCAAGATTCTTCAAAGACAAAAACCGAGTAATCTTCTGAATTGAACCGATGGAAACAGAAGACAACTAAGCAGGCAAACCTTGCGTGGATGGTGATTCCGGAATCGGCGATGTCCGATGACTGTTGCATCTCGGCGTCGGCAGAGGTGAGACGCCCAGATTCTGATTTGGGGACATAGATGAGGATTGTGGAtttccaagagagagagatcgatCGCAGAGATAAGCAGTCCAGTGCACGCCAGGGCTTCCGCGCGTTCGTTGAAGCTTTTCACTTGTTTTCTCAGTCACGTGTATATCACGTGATATTTAATAACAAAGGGCTCAACAAGTCTTCAGGTCATTCAATCTCAGCCCTTCATTTTTACGATGCAATACTGACCCTTGGATAACTGACTGCAGAATTTTCCAGATTGTTTGGCCCACCTTCTATTAACCATtgaaaaaacaattataacttttttgtttataaaccTGACCTAAATTAgttggttttcctttttattgatCAGATCTAAGAGCATGTACAGCGCTGAGGGGTTGGCCcaggcaaaaggcaaaaatcAGCCCAAGTCCAGCTCCAGCGCGTGCAAAGCAGCCCGGGCAAGGTAGTAGGCACCAGAGTATAcagtattgttgatttggtatgtGACCTGAGGGGAATGACCTCGCAATACCTCGtcgaacaccggggattgaccaaggacattgaggtcattctgagatccggcaaccccaaaaaaggcatgccaaacccaagtgtcgaatgaagctacggcctccaaaatgatacttttttggcccttccgATTCCCATACTCTCCTTGCCACGCagtaggacaattcttccactgccaatGCATGCAATCGATGTTTCCGATCATTcctgggaaacctcgagcctcgcctttttgtagaagcctttgcaggtccctcggagtgggtttgcgaaggtactccctcgtgtacaaattttccactgcatcacagaatctcaccaagcactctaggatagtagattttcccatccttgcaatctcatccacctgctctgcagatgccccataagcaagcatccgcaatgtagctgtaagtttttgcttcgggataagacccaaaactccaacagcatcatgcttttgaatgaagtatgtgtcgtaattacaaatatcatgcatgattttttggaacaaatgtggctgcattctatatctctctcgaaacttatgagcaggatataacgaatttgggataaagtaatcctccaagagattcttaccccgagactctctgtgtctgtccacattcgggGCACGACGACGATGATGTTGGCTTGATTGATTCATCATACACACCGCCGCTACTTCaagcatttcttcctcttcttcatcggcgtcctgatcttcttcctcacgtctacgccggatttcttcccattctttctgttgcctctccaacaccctcctgaagtttgacattgagagtataatgtgttttgtaaaatctgagaaatgaaggaatatatcagagatggtgtgagaggagtggtgttgatggtgtagttatatagagggattcagaagatagagatgacacgtggcacaattttagagggtgaaaatcttatctgaaatctgagatcactatttgtaaaaaaatatctgaaaatcttatcagacatgggacacgtggcacaattttagagggtgaaaatcttatctgaaatatgagattataattttttaaaaatatctgaaaatcttatctgacatgggacacgtggcacaattttagagggtgaaaattttatcgaaaatctgagattataatttttattaatgaatatccgaaaattttatctggaataagacacgtggcaaccgagattcacatccgaaaatttaattacaaaagattatcaaaattaatgatttaaagtataaaaaaataggaaataaagtacaatgaatagtaattgccctagacttgccctagactttgcccttgtgggtggaaccacaaatggcaaggctgacactattcacgtgaatagtgtcagcccttgcttgcccttgccttagactttgccctaaggggtggagttgctctaatctctctctctctgcagcGACGACAACTCCACGGTGCTTGACTCGCGGCTTATCCCTTCGACCTTCACCGGCGACTCCAAGGTTTTCTAGCTCAAGATGAAGGGCAATTACGATTGCTATCTTGCTGAGTTCAAGATCGATTGACTCGCGGCTCATCCCTTCGGCCTTCACCGGCAACTCCAAGGTCTTCTATGCTGAGGTTCCTTGATTGGCCTGAATCTCCATTACAAACATTGCCATCCATGTACTCATTCATGTAGCTAAAGGCTTTAAAGTACGGGGCCGGTCCAATTGCAGTAAACTTTAATGATGACGGGTTCAGGTAATGTTGCTTCTTCCACATGAGAACTATTGTTGGATATGCTTTTGCTTGTACCATTGTTTCAGTTAAAGGATACTTATATATGTCTCTGTTGGCGATATCTTCTAAAAGGAACTTTGTGGAACATGACTATGATACCACTAACTTCTCACGTTTCATTAGCTCTACTTTTGGAAATATGTCTATAAGCCAAGCCCTGGATCAAATTTATGTAATTCTTTACAAGCTcattaaattttcatattctcTTCTCCACTTATAGGAAATTACTAACAAGGTGCTAATGTTCTTTAAATCTGTTCTCCTGTCTATGTGAAGAGAAACAACCCGTTGAAGtggaaaataaagataatggATGCCATGGAAATGGACTTCTCATGGGATGCTGAGTGCTGTGACATATGGATCTAGCAATAGATATCTGCAAAATTTCAGTTTCTAAACCGAATAGGTATCTGCAAAAGTTCAATTTCTGTATCTATTGatttattaagactatatggATCTAACAATAGATCCGTTAGGCCAGCTTTGTCATTAATGTGGGTTGAAATGCTCTATTATAAGAGTTAATTAAAAGAAGCCACCACATTTTTTGTGTAATAAGCTAATTTTAGCGCATAATAGGTTGAAAGAGGCTTGTTTTACATCTCTATAACCTCTAGTGTAGCTTAAtaaattagttttctttttgttaataaattaggctttttgtgtttgttagtAGTTATTTAGATATGATCCCAAATTACACAAATTACTGATTGTATGcctatttttcccttttcttttccttttaaacTAGACTAATTACTACTGAAAAGCTAGTTTTTACATAATTGCCTGTTCATttcttcttgaattttttcagGTTTGTTGATGTAGTTCTGACCATACTTGGGGAACTCTATTTCCTATGTGTGGTATGAACTTGGCATTCAGCCGTGAACTGATTGGACCAGCAATGTACTTTGGACTCATGGGTATTGGTGAGCCAATTGGAAGATATGGTGATATGTGGGCTGGCTGGTGCATGAAGGTAATTTGAATTGCTTCATTTTTATTCCCTGTTTATGTCTACTGAGAGCTTGTTGGGTCTATTCTATATGAAATAAACAACTCTTCCATGGTATAAAGCTCACTTGCTGTGCATTTGTCTTGATTTGAAATAAGCAACTTATTATTATAAAGCTCATTTACTATGCAtttgtcttgatttggaaatggTTGATGCCATCACTGTCAT
It encodes:
- the LOC109948002 gene encoding uncharacterized protein LOC109948002, which codes for MSHSCWVCNGGTALLDFDLGYHMGIRDNGGGNGNCPLHKESDWKEAGYHDHGSTGMDACLGILLILFSTADYKLRWVCFKKLCYIHNQQFILVASSFAMLSSSSLLFSLIHLFRVVSRLGFDFCSSFVFSGDSFGRGVEGLEAVR